Proteins encoded by one window of Xiphias gladius isolate SHS-SW01 ecotype Sanya breed wild chromosome 15, ASM1685928v1, whole genome shotgun sequence:
- the LOC120800200 gene encoding uncharacterized protein LOC120800200 isoform X6 — protein MGLVGLYSGLVGLDMGLVGLYSGLVGLYSGLVGLDMGLVGLYSGLVGLDMGLVDLYSGLVGLDMGLVGLDMGLVGLYSGLVVLDLGLVGLDLGLAGLDLGLVDLYSGLVDLYSGLVGLYSGLVGLDLGLVDLYSGLVGLDLGLVDLYSGLVGLDLGLVGLGSGLVGLDLGLVGLGSGLVGLDLGLVGLGSGLVGLDMGLVGLDMGLVGLDMGLVGLYSGLVGLDMGLVDLYSGLVGLDMGLVGLDMGLVALDSGTCRSGLWDLLVSTWDLLVSTWDLLVLTLHLLVLTWDLLILTWDLLICTLDLLVLTWDLLICTLDLLICTLDLLVSTWDLLICTLDLLVLTWDLLICTLDLLVLTWDLLVLTWDLLVWALDLLVWTLGLVDLYSGLVGLDLGLVFLVLGLVALGSGTCCSGLWHLLVSTWDWSVSTRDLSVSTRDWGLFDDS, from the exons atgggacttgttggtctgtactctggacttgttggtcttgacatgggacttgttggtctgtactctggacttgttggtctgtactctggacttgttggtcttgacatgggacttgttggtctgtactctggacttgttggtcttgacatGGGACTTGTTGATCTGTACtctggacttgttggtcttgacatgggacttgttggtcttgacatGGGACTTGTCGGTCTGTACTCGGGACTTGTTGTTCTTGACCTGGGACTTGTCGGTCTTGACCTGGGACTTGCTGGTCTCGACCTGGGACTTGTTGATCTGTACTCTGGACTTGTTGATCTGTACTCTGGACTTGTTGGTCTGTACtctggacttgttg gtcttgacctGGGACTTGTTGATCTGTACtctggacttgttggtcttgacctGGGACTTGTTGATCTGTACtctggacttgttggtcttgacctGGGACTTGTTGGTCTGGGCtctggacttgttggtcttgacctGGGACTTGTTGGTCTGGGCtctggacttgttggtcttgacctGGGACTTGTTGGTCTGGGCtctggacttgttggtcttgacatgggacttgttggtcttgacatgggacttgttggtcttgacatgggacttgttggtctgtactctggacttgttggtcttgacatGGGACTTGTTGATCTGTACtctggacttgttggtcttgacatGGGACTTGTCGGTCTTGACATGGGACTTGTCGCTCTGGACTCTGGGACTTGTCGCTCTGGACTCTGGGACTTGCTGGTCTCGACCTGGGACTTGCTGGTCTCGACctgggacttgttggtcttgaccttgcacttgttggtcttgacctGGGACTTGTTGATCTTGACCTGGGACTTGTTGATCTGTACtctggacttgttggtcttgacctGGGACTTGTTGATCTGTACTCTGGACTTGTTGATCTGTACTCTGGACTTGTTGGTCTCGACCTGGGACTTGTTGATCTGTACtctggacttgttggtcttgacctGGGACTTGTTGATCTGTACtctggacttgttggtcttgacctgggacttgttggtcttgacctGGGACTTGTTGGTCTGGGCTCTGGACTTGTTGGTCTGGACACTGGGACTTGTTGATCTGTACtctggacttgttggtcttgacctgggacttgtttttcttgtcctgGGACTTGTTGCTCTGGGCTCTGGGACTTGTTGCTCTGGGCTCTGGCACTTGTTGGTCTCGACCTGGGATTGGTCGGTCTCGACCCGGGACTTGTCGGTCTCGACCCGGGACTGGGGACTGTTTGATGATTCCTAA
- the LOC120800200 gene encoding uncharacterized protein LOC120800200 isoform X11, whose protein sequence is MGLVGLYSGLVGLDMGLVGLYSGLVGLYSGLVGLDMGLVGLYSGLVGLDMGLVDLYSGLVDLYSGLVGLDLGLVDLYSGLVGLDLGLVDLYSGLVGLDLGLVGLGSGLVGLDLGLVGLGSGLVGLDLGLVGLGSGLVGLDMGLVGLDMGLVGLDMGLVGLYSGLVGLDMGLVDLYSGLVGLDMGLVGLDMGLVALDSGTCRSGLWDLLVSTWDLLVSTWDLLVLTLHLLVLTWDLLILTWDLLICTLDLLVLTWDLLICTLDLLICTLDLLVSTWDLLICTLDLLVLTWDLLICTLDLLVLTWDLLVLTWDLLVWALDLLVWTLGLVDLYSGLVGLDLGLVFLVLGLVALGSGTCCSGLWHLLVSTWDWSVSTRDLSVSTRDWGLFDDS, encoded by the exons atgggacttgttggtctgtactctggacttgttggtcttgacatgggacttgttggtctgtactctggacttgttggtctgtactctggacttgttggtcttgacatgggacttgttggtctgtactctggacttgttggtcttgacatGGGACTTGTTGATCTGTACtctggacttgttg ATCTGTACtctggacttgttggtcttgacctGGGACTTGTTGATCTGTACtctggacttgttggtcttgacctGGGACTTGTTGATCTGTACtctggacttgttggtcttgacctGGGACTTGTTGGTCTGGGCtctggacttgttggtcttgacctGGGACTTGTTGGTCTGGGCtctggacttgttggtcttgacctGGGACTTGTTGGTCTGGGCtctggacttgttggtcttgacatgggacttgttggtcttgacatgggacttgttggtcttgacatgggacttgttggtctgtactctggacttgttggtcttgacatGGGACTTGTTGATCTGTACtctggacttgttggtcttgacatGGGACTTGTCGGTCTTGACATGGGACTTGTCGCTCTGGACTCTGGGACTTGTCGCTCTGGACTCTGGGACTTGCTGGTCTCGACCTGGGACTTGCTGGTCTCGACctgggacttgttggtcttgaccttgcacttgttggtcttgacctGGGACTTGTTGATCTTGACCTGGGACTTGTTGATCTGTACtctggacttgttggtcttgacctGGGACTTGTTGATCTGTACTCTGGACTTGTTGATCTGTACTCTGGACTTGTTGGTCTCGACCTGGGACTTGTTGATCTGTACtctggacttgttggtcttgacctGGGACTTGTTGATCTGTACtctggacttgttggtcttgacctgggacttgttggtcttgacctGGGACTTGTTGGTCTGGGCTCTGGACTTGTTGGTCTGGACACTGGGACTTGTTGATCTGTACtctggacttgttggtcttgacctgggacttgtttttcttgtcctgGGACTTGTTGCTCTGGGCTCTGGGACTTGTTGCTCTGGGCTCTGGCACTTGTTGGTCTCGACCTGGGATTGGTCGGTCTCGACCCGGGACTTGTCGGTCTCGACCCGGGACTGGGGACTGTTTGATGATTCCTAA
- the LOC120800200 gene encoding uncharacterized protein LOC120800200 isoform X7 produces the protein MGLVGLYSGLVGLDMGLVGLYSGLVGLYSGLVGLDMGLVGLYSGLVGLDMGLVDLYSGLVGLDMGLVGLDMGLVGLYSGLVVLDLGLVGLDLGLAGLDLGLVDLYSGLVDLYSGLVGLDLGLVDLYSGLVGLDLGLVDLYSGLVGLDLGLVGLGSGLVGLDLGLVGLGSGLVGLDLGLVGLGSGLVGLDMGLVGLDMGLVGLDMGLVGLYSGLVGLDMGLVDLYSGLVGLDMGLVGLDMGLVALDSGTCRSGLWDLLVSTWDLLVSTWDLLVLTLHLLVLTWDLLILTWDLLICTLDLLVLTWDLLICTLDLLICTLDLLVSTWDLLICTLDLLVLTWDLLICTLDLLVLTWDLLVLTWDLLVWALDLLVWTLGLVDLYSGLVGLDLGLVFLVLGLVALGSGTCCSGLWHLLVSTWDWSVSTRDLSVSTRDWGLFDDS, from the exons atgggacttgttggtctgtactctggacttgttggtcttgacatgggacttgttggtctgtactctggacttgttggtctgtactctggacttgttggtcttgacatgggacttgttggtctgtactctggacttgttggtcttgacatGGGACTTGTTGATCTGTACtctggacttgttggtcttgacatgggacttgttggtcttgacatGGGACTTGTCGGTCTGTACTCGGGACTTGTTGTTCTTGACCTGGGACTTGTCGGTCTTGACCTGGGACTTGCTGGTCTCGACCTGGGACTTGTTGATCTGTACTCTGGACTTGTTGATCTGTACTCTGGACTTGTTG gtcttgacctGGGACTTGTTGATCTGTACtctggacttgttggtcttgacctGGGACTTGTTGATCTGTACtctggacttgttggtcttgacctGGGACTTGTTGGTCTGGGCtctggacttgttggtcttgacctGGGACTTGTTGGTCTGGGCtctggacttgttggtcttgacctGGGACTTGTTGGTCTGGGCtctggacttgttggtcttgacatgggacttgttggtcttgacatgggacttgttggtcttgacatgggacttgttggtctgtactctggacttgttggtcttgacatGGGACTTGTTGATCTGTACtctggacttgttggtcttgacatGGGACTTGTCGGTCTTGACATGGGACTTGTCGCTCTGGACTCTGGGACTTGTCGCTCTGGACTCTGGGACTTGCTGGTCTCGACCTGGGACTTGCTGGTCTCGACctgggacttgttggtcttgaccttgcacttgttggtcttgacctGGGACTTGTTGATCTTGACCTGGGACTTGTTGATCTGTACtctggacttgttggtcttgacctGGGACTTGTTGATCTGTACTCTGGACTTGTTGATCTGTACTCTGGACTTGTTGGTCTCGACCTGGGACTTGTTGATCTGTACtctggacttgttggtcttgacctGGGACTTGTTGATCTGTACtctggacttgttggtcttgacctgggacttgttggtcttgacctGGGACTTGTTGGTCTGGGCTCTGGACTTGTTGGTCTGGACACTGGGACTTGTTGATCTGTACtctggacttgttggtcttgacctgggacttgtttttcttgtcctgGGACTTGTTGCTCTGGGCTCTGGGACTTGTTGCTCTGGGCTCTGGCACTTGTTGGTCTCGACCTGGGATTGGTCGGTCTCGACCCGGGACTTGTCGGTCTCGACCCGGGACTGGGGACTGTTTGATGATTCCTAA
- the LOC120800200 gene encoding uncharacterized protein LOC120800200 isoform X10, translated as MGLVGLYSGLVGLDMGLVGLYSGLVGLYSGLVGLDMGLVGLYSGLVGLDMGLVDLYSGLVGLDLGLVDLYSGLVGLDLGLVDLYSGLVGLDLGLVDLYSGLVGLDLGLVGLGSGLVGLDLGLVGLGSGLVGLDLGLVGLGSGLVGLDMGLVGLDMGLVGLDMGLVGLYSGLVGLDMGLVDLYSGLVGLDMGLVGLDMGLVALDSGTCRSGLWDLLVSTWDLLVSTWDLLVLTLHLLVLTWDLLILTWDLLICTLDLLVLTWDLLICTLDLLICTLDLLVSTWDLLICTLDLLVLTWDLLICTLDLLVLTWDLLVLTWDLLVWALDLLVWTLGLVDLYSGLVGLDLGLVFLVLGLVALGSGTCCSGLWHLLVSTWDWSVSTRDLSVSTRDWGLFDDS; from the exons atgggacttgttggtctgtactctggacttgttggtcttgacatgggacttgttggtctgtactctggacttgttggtctgtactctggacttgttggtcttgacatgggacttgttggtctgtactctggacttgttggtcttgacatGGGACTTGTTGATCTGTACtctggacttgttggtcttgac CTGGGACTTGTTGATCTGTACtctggacttgttggtcttgacctGGGACTTGTTGATCTGTACtctggacttgttggtcttgacctGGGACTTGTTGATCTGTACtctggacttgttggtcttgacctGGGACTTGTTGGTCTGGGCtctggacttgttggtcttgacctGGGACTTGTTGGTCTGGGCtctggacttgttggtcttgacctGGGACTTGTTGGTCTGGGCtctggacttgttggtcttgacatgggacttgttggtcttgacatgggacttgttggtcttgacatgggacttgttggtctgtactctggacttgttggtcttgacatGGGACTTGTTGATCTGTACtctggacttgttggtcttgacatGGGACTTGTCGGTCTTGACATGGGACTTGTCGCTCTGGACTCTGGGACTTGTCGCTCTGGACTCTGGGACTTGCTGGTCTCGACCTGGGACTTGCTGGTCTCGACctgggacttgttggtcttgaccttgcacttgttggtcttgacctGGGACTTGTTGATCTTGACCTGGGACTTGTTGATCTGTACtctggacttgttggtcttgacctGGGACTTGTTGATCTGTACTCTGGACTTGTTGATCTGTACTCTGGACTTGTTGGTCTCGACCTGGGACTTGTTGATCTGTACtctggacttgttggtcttgacctGGGACTTGTTGATCTGTACtctggacttgttggtcttgacctgggacttgttggtcttgacctGGGACTTGTTGGTCTGGGCTCTGGACTTGTTGGTCTGGACACTGGGACTTGTTGATCTGTACtctggacttgttggtcttgacctgggacttgtttttcttgtcctgGGACTTGTTGCTCTGGGCTCTGGGACTTGTTGCTCTGGGCTCTGGCACTTGTTGGTCTCGACCTGGGATTGGTCGGTCTCGACCCGGGACTTGTCGGTCTCGACCCGGGACTGGGGACTGTTTGATGATTCCTAA
- the LOC120800200 gene encoding uncharacterized protein LOC120800200 isoform X4: MFSFFTVNDLIFSPSTNNLDLLVSTWDLLVCTLDLLVCTLDLLVCTLDLLVLTWDLLVLTWDLLICTLDLLVLTWDLLVLTWDLLVLTWDLSLWTLGLVVLDLGLVGLDLGLAGLDLGLVDLYSGLVGLDLGLVDLYSGLVGLDLGLVDLYSGLVGLDLGLVGLGSGLVGLDLGLVGLGSGLVGLDLGLVGLGSGLVGLDMGLVGLDMGLVGLDMGLVGLYSGLVGLDMGLVDLYSGLVGLDMGLVGLDMGLVALDSGTCRSGLWDLLVSTWDLLVSTWDLLVLTLHLLVLTWDLLILTWDLLICTLDLLVLTWDLLICTLDLLICTLDLLVSTWDLLICTLDLLVLTWDLLICTLDLLVLTWDLLVLTWDLLVWALDLLVWTLGLVDLYSGLVGLDLGLVFLVLGLVALGSGTCCSGLWHLLVSTWDWSVSTRDLSVSTRDWGLFDDS; the protein is encoded by the exons atgtttagtttttttactgtgaatgaCTTGATTTTCTCACCAAGCACAAACAATTTGGACTTGCTGGTCTCGACCTGGGACTTGTTGGTCTGTACTCTGGACTTGTTGGTCTGTACTCTGGACTTGTTG GTCTGTACtctggacttgttggtcttgacatgggacttgttggtcttgacatGGGACTTGTTGATCTGTACtctggacttgttggtcttgacatgggacttgttggtcttgacatgggacttgttggtcttgacatGGGACTTGTCGCTCTGGACTCTGGGACTTGTTGTTCTTGACCTGGGACTTGTCGGTCTTGACCTGGGACTTGCTGGTCTCGACCTGGGACTTGTTGATCTGTACtctggacttgttggtcttgacctGGGACTTGTTGATCTGTACtctggacttgttggtcttgacctGGGACTTGTTGATCTGTACtctggacttgttggtcttgacctGGGACTTGTTGGTCTGGGCtctggacttgttggtcttgacctGGGACTTGTTGGTCTGGGCtctggacttgttggtcttgacctGGGACTTGTTGGTCTGGGCtctggacttgttggtcttgacatgggacttgttggtcttgacatgggacttgttggtcttgacatgggacttgttggtctgtactctggacttgttggtcttgacatGGGACTTGTTGATCTGTACtctggacttgttggtcttgacatGGGACTTGTCGGTCTTGACATGGGACTTGTCGCTCTGGACTCTGGGACTTGTCGCTCTGGACTCTGGGACTTGCTGGTCTCGACCTGGGACTTGCTGGTCTCGACctgggacttgttggtcttgaccttgcacttgttggtcttgacctGGGACTTGTTGATCTTGACCTGGGACTTGTTGATCTGTACtctggacttgttggtcttgacctGGGACTTGTTGATCTGTACTCTGGACTTGTTGATCTGTACTCTGGACTTGTTGGTCTCGACCTGGGACTTGTTGATCTGTACtctggacttgttggtcttgacctGGGACTTGTTGATCTGTACtctggacttgttggtcttgacctgggacttgttggtcttgacctGGGACTTGTTGGTCTGGGCTCTGGACTTGTTGGTCTGGACACTGGGACTTGTTGATCTGTACtctggacttgttggtcttgacctgggacttgtttttcttgtcctgGGACTTGTTGCTCTGGGCTCTGGGACTTGTTGCTCTGGGCTCTGGCACTTGTTGGTCTCGACCTGGGATTGGTCGGTCTCGACCCGGGACTTGTCGGTCTCGACCCGGGACTGGGGACTGTTTGATGATTCCTAA
- the LOC120800200 gene encoding uncharacterized protein LOC120800200 isoform X3, translated as MFSFFTVNDLIFSPSTNNLDLLVSTWDLLVCTLDLLVCTLDLLVCTLDLLVCTLDLLVLTWDLLVCTLDLLVLTWDLLVCTLDLLVCTLDLLVLTWDLLVCTLDLLVLTWDLLICTLDLLVLTWDLLVLTWDLSVCTRDLLFLTWDLSVLTWDLLVSTWDLLICTLDLLICTLDLLVCTLDLLVLTWDLLVLTWDLLICTLDLLVLTWDLLVLTWDLLVLTWDLSLWTLGLVVLDLGLVGLDLGLAGLDLGLVDLYSGLVGLDLGLVDLYSGLVGLDLGLVDLYSGLVGLDLGLVGLGSGLVGLDLGLVGLGSGLVGLDLGLVGLGSGLVGLDMGLVGLDMGLVGLDMGLVGLYSGLVGLDLGLVDLYSGLVGLDLGLVDLYSGLVDLYSGLVGLDLGLVDLYSGLVGLDLGLVDLYSGLVGLDLGLVGLDLGLVGLGSGLVGLDTGTC; from the exons atgtttagtttttttactgtgaatgaCTTGATTTTCTCACCAAGCACAAACAATTTGGACTTGCTGGTCTCGACCTGGGACTTGTTGGTCTGTACTCTGGACTTGTTGGTCTGTACTCTGGACTTGTTGGTCTGTACTCTGGACTTGTTGGTCTGTACtctggacttgttggtcttgacatgggacttgttggtctgtactctggacttgttggtcttgacatgggacttgttggtctgtactctggacttgttggtctgtactctggacttgttggtcttgacatgggacttgttggtctgtactctggacttgttggtcttgacatGGGACTTGTTGATCTGTACtctggacttgttggtcttgacatgggacttgttggtcttgacatGGGACTTGTCGGTCTGTACTCGGGACTTGTTGTTCTTGACCTGGGACTTGTCGGTCTTGACCTGGGACTTGCTGGTCTCGACCTGGGACTTGTTGATCTGTACTCTGGACTTGTTGATCTGTACTCTGGACTTGTTGGTCTGTACtctggacttgttggtcttgacatgggacttgttggtcttgacatGGGACTTGTTGATCTGTACtctggacttgttggtcttgacatgggacttgttggtcttgacatgggacttgttggtcttgacatGGGACTTGTCGCTCTGGACTCTGGGACTTGTTGTTCTTGACCTGGGACTTGTCGGTCTTGACCTGGGACTTGCTGGTCTCGACCTGGGACTTGTTGATCTGTACtctggacttgttggtcttgacctGGGACTTGTTGATCTGTACtctggacttgttggtcttgacctGGGACTTGTTGATCTGTACtctggacttgttggtcttgacctGGGACTTGTTGGTCTGGGCtctggacttgttggtcttgacctGGGACTTGTTGGTCTGGGCtctggacttgttggtcttgacctGGGACTTGTTGGTCTGGGCtctggacttgttggtcttgacatgggacttgttggtcttgacatgggacttgttggtcttgacatgggacttgttggtctgtactctggacttgttggtcttgac CTGGGACTTGTTGATCTGTACtctggacttgttggtcttgacctGGGACTTGTTGATCTGTACTCTGGACTTGTTGATCTGTACTCTGGACTTGTTGGTCTCGACCTGGGACTTGTTGATCTGTACtctggacttgttggtcttgacctGGGACTTGTTGATCTGTACtctggacttgttggtcttgacctgggacttgttggtcttgacctGGGACTTGTTGGTCTGGGCTCTGGACTTGTTGGTCTGGACACTGGGACTTGTTGA